The following coding sequences lie in one Rhodohalobacter barkolensis genomic window:
- the proS gene encoding proline--tRNA ligase codes for MAKNITDRKDDYSQWYLDVVREAKLADHSPVRGSMIIRPNGFALWENMKKALDQMFKDTGHENAYFPLFIPKSFLSKEAQHVEGFAKECAVVTHSRLKSVDGGVEVDPDSRLEEELIVRPTSETIIWDAYGKWIQSYRDLPILINQWANVVRWEMRTRLFLRTMEFLWQEGHTAHATEEEAVEETTRMLGVYKTFAEEFMAMPVKTGVKTANERFAGAVDTYCIEALMQDGKALQAGTSHFLGQNFAKAFDVKFQDQDGEHKYVWATSWGVSTRLIGGLIMTHSDDNGLVLPPKLAPHQVVVVPIYRDNEQRENVLNYAEPIIQELKAKGISVKLDNRDNFKPGWKFAQHEAEGTPLRIAIGPRDVENQNLELARRDTLEKSIVPLAGITDYIEELLETIQNDLFNTAKKRMDESTRNVDTYEDFKNEIEKGGFIYAHWDGTAETEEKIKEETKATIRLIPIDEDPVPGECMVTGKPSERRVLFARSY; via the coding sequence ATGGCTAAAAATATTACAGACAGAAAGGACGACTACTCACAATGGTATTTGGATGTGGTAAGAGAAGCCAAGCTGGCTGACCATTCACCTGTTCGAGGCTCAATGATTATTCGTCCCAACGGATTTGCTTTGTGGGAAAATATGAAAAAGGCATTGGATCAGATGTTTAAGGATACCGGACATGAAAATGCCTACTTTCCGCTGTTTATACCTAAATCTTTTCTTTCAAAAGAAGCCCAGCATGTTGAAGGTTTTGCAAAAGAGTGTGCCGTAGTTACTCATAGCCGGCTTAAGAGTGTAGATGGTGGCGTGGAAGTTGATCCCGATTCACGCCTGGAAGAAGAACTCATTGTTCGCCCTACATCAGAAACGATTATCTGGGATGCATATGGCAAATGGATTCAATCCTACCGCGATCTTCCGATACTAATCAATCAATGGGCAAATGTGGTTCGCTGGGAGATGAGAACCCGACTATTTCTCCGAACGATGGAATTTCTGTGGCAGGAAGGACATACGGCTCATGCAACCGAAGAAGAAGCCGTTGAAGAGACTACCAGAATGCTGGGTGTATACAAAACTTTTGCTGAAGAGTTTATGGCAATGCCGGTCAAAACAGGGGTGAAAACAGCCAATGAACGTTTTGCAGGCGCTGTTGACACGTATTGTATTGAAGCACTTATGCAAGATGGAAAAGCACTTCAAGCTGGTACTTCACATTTTCTCGGGCAGAATTTCGCAAAGGCATTTGATGTGAAATTTCAGGATCAGGATGGAGAACACAAATATGTCTGGGCTACAAGCTGGGGGGTCTCCACGCGTTTGATCGGTGGCTTGATTATGACCCACTCTGATGACAATGGACTGGTTCTTCCTCCAAAGCTTGCTCCTCATCAAGTTGTGGTTGTACCCATCTACCGAGATAATGAACAAAGAGAAAATGTGTTAAATTATGCGGAACCAATTATCCAGGAGTTAAAGGCAAAAGGAATCTCCGTAAAACTTGACAATCGAGACAACTTTAAACCGGGCTGGAAATTTGCACAGCATGAAGCCGAGGGTACTCCGCTCCGAATAGCCATTGGACCACGTGATGTTGAAAATCAAAATCTTGAGCTGGCTCGACGAGATACCTTGGAAAAAAGCATCGTCCCTCTGGCAGGTATAACTGATTATATTGAGGAACTTCTCGAAACTATTCAGAACGACTTGTTCAATACAGCTAAAAAACGAATGGACGAATCAACCCGCAATGTTGATACGTACGAAGATTTCAAAAATGAGATTGAAAAAGGTGGATTTATTTACGCACATTGGGATGGAACCGCTGAAACAGAAGAGAAGATCAAAGAAGAAACAAAAGCTACAATTCGTTTGATTCCGATCGATGAAGATCCGGTTCCCGGAGAATGCATGGTTACCGGAAAACCTTCTGAAAGACGGGTACTCTTTGCCAGATCTTATTAA
- a CDS encoding NAD(P)H-hydrate dehydratase, translating into MSIDPEIPKQLQLYSAEQSRNIDRETIEHFGIDGFTLMEIAAKGAADHIQKEFGLNKTGLFVCGKGNNAGDALAAARYLTENADHKVILFFVFGMEDLSPNTQRNFALLQKLAEKGSDIEFISDLDESLVNSTDYIIDGIFGTGLSSEIREPVASYIKIINDSEKPVISMDVPSGLHPDSGVPLGTSIQADITCSFGTQKMGHFFNPGKEFAGRVVYVDLPFPRHLRKSTITVINNELSEALPSNERKADHKYQSGVVHLIAGSKGLVGAAIMAAKSAWKSGAGSVILYAPENLIPIYESVLPHIIKVPLPGNDHFIPDHIDTILEKISNKPGILLIGPGIGLSVETKRFVSNLLLRYQGPAVIDADALSEWENLKSQPDNKKRNWILTPHAGEASKFLGLKFKNDSERFNTSKEFSDENSVSLLMKGNPTFYHSVGKSFVTGYDTTPFTRAGFGDVLAGTIATKWGITDNIYLSPVMALLEGYDTYSKKEYTPPFGPEHLL; encoded by the coding sequence ATGAGTATAGATCCTGAAATACCGAAACAACTCCAACTCTATAGTGCAGAACAGTCTCGAAATATAGACCGGGAAACCATAGAGCATTTTGGTATTGATGGTTTTACACTGATGGAGATTGCAGCCAAAGGGGCAGCGGATCACATTCAAAAAGAGTTCGGCTTAAATAAAACCGGACTCTTTGTTTGTGGAAAAGGAAATAATGCCGGAGATGCATTAGCTGCCGCTCGATATCTCACTGAAAATGCAGATCATAAAGTTATTCTGTTTTTCGTATTTGGAATGGAAGATTTAAGTCCAAACACTCAACGTAATTTCGCGCTGCTTCAAAAGCTGGCAGAAAAGGGTTCTGATATTGAATTTATCTCGGATCTCGATGAATCTCTGGTGAACAGCACTGACTACATCATTGATGGAATATTTGGTACCGGCCTTTCAAGTGAGATTCGCGAGCCTGTGGCATCCTACATCAAGATCATCAATGATTCAGAAAAACCTGTCATATCTATGGATGTCCCGTCAGGATTGCATCCAGACAGCGGAGTGCCGCTCGGGACTTCCATTCAGGCAGATATTACCTGCTCTTTTGGGACTCAAAAAATGGGTCACTTCTTCAACCCGGGGAAAGAGTTTGCAGGAAGAGTAGTCTATGTGGATCTTCCTTTCCCAAGACATCTTCGGAAAAGCACCATCACCGTTATTAACAACGAACTGTCTGAGGCCCTGCCAAGTAACGAAAGGAAAGCAGATCATAAATATCAATCCGGTGTAGTGCACTTGATTGCAGGATCGAAAGGGCTGGTCGGTGCGGCTATAATGGCTGCCAAAAGCGCCTGGAAGAGCGGTGCCGGTTCAGTGATTTTATATGCTCCGGAAAATTTAATCCCCATCTACGAATCTGTACTACCCCACATTATTAAAGTGCCTTTACCGGGCAATGATCATTTTATCCCTGATCACATCGACACTATTTTAGAAAAAATATCCAATAAACCGGGAATTTTGCTGATAGGTCCCGGAATCGGTTTATCTGTTGAAACAAAACGATTTGTTTCCAACCTTTTATTAAGGTATCAAGGCCCTGCTGTTATTGATGCAGATGCACTTTCCGAATGGGAAAACCTAAAAAGTCAGCCGGACAATAAAAAGAGAAACTGGATCTTGACACCTCACGCAGGGGAAGCAAGTAAATTCTTGGGTTTAAAATTTAAAAATGACTCTGAACGTTTCAATACCTCTAAAGAGTTTTCAGATGAAAATAGTGTCTCACTTTTAATGAAAGGAAACCCCACATTTTATCACTCGGTTGGAAAATCATTTGTAACCGGATACGATACAACACCTTTTACTCGTGCAGGTTTTGGTGATGTCCTTGCCGGAACAATTGCAACAAAATGGGGAATAACTGACAACATCTACTTATCCCCAGTGATGGCATTATTGGAAGGATATGATACCTATTCAAAAAAAGAGTATACACCGCCTTTTGGCCCTGAACACCTGCTATGA
- a CDS encoding VanZ family protein, protein MIKKILTFLFQNRRLIYGLFFLITISILALTLLPPENLGSNRLFQYDKVGHFMMFFSWTLVFGLLYISIKKEKSNLIIVFFAGAFFGIIVEILQVVLPFGRSLEFYDAIADILGTFSATFMLMLIKRNYLLKK, encoded by the coding sequence ATGATCAAAAAAATCCTGACGTTTCTATTTCAGAACAGACGACTTATCTATGGACTGTTTTTTCTGATAACCATCTCAATTCTGGCTTTAACCCTACTCCCCCCCGAGAATTTAGGCAGTAACCGGCTATTTCAGTATGATAAGGTTGGACACTTTATGATGTTTTTTTCCTGGACTCTGGTTTTCGGTCTGCTTTACATTTCCATTAAAAAAGAGAAAAGCAACCTAATCATTGTTTTCTTTGCAGGTGCTTTCTTCGGTATAATAGTCGAAATTTTACAGGTAGTATTGCCTTTTGGGCGATCTTTAGAATTCTATGATGCCATTGCCGATATATTGGGTACATTTTCGGCAACATTTATGTTAATGTTGATTAAACGTAACTATCTGCTTAAAAAATGA
- a CDS encoding energy transducer TonB — protein MTERKKPDADLRNYYTVFWELGLLAALVIFIIAVRMDLTSENPEEYTMDEQEVVEMEEIIQTRQIETPPPPPRPPVPVEVPNDEIIEDVDIDISADLDLGGQLDQPPPPPPEEEEEEEDFFVVVEEMPELIGGLAELQSKINYPEMARRAGIEGRVYIQFIVNEEGEVENPQVIRGIGGGADEEALRVVSEAKFKPGMQRGRPVRVQYSLPIFFRLQN, from the coding sequence ATGACTGAAAGAAAAAAACCGGATGCTGACTTACGAAATTACTACACAGTATTTTGGGAGTTAGGTCTGCTTGCTGCATTGGTTATTTTCATTATTGCTGTAAGAATGGATTTGACAAGTGAAAATCCAGAAGAGTATACAATGGATGAACAGGAAGTTGTGGAAATGGAAGAAATTATCCAGACCCGCCAAATTGAAACACCTCCACCACCACCGAGACCACCGGTCCCTGTTGAGGTTCCAAATGATGAAATTATTGAAGATGTAGACATTGATATTTCTGCCGACCTTGACCTTGGAGGTCAATTGGATCAACCGCCACCGCCACCACCTGAAGAAGAAGAGGAAGAAGAAGATTTCTTTGTAGTTGTAGAGGAAATGCCAGAACTGATTGGCGGACTTGCCGAACTTCAAAGCAAAATTAATTATCCGGAAATGGCTCGACGTGCCGGAATTGAAGGACGTGTTTACATTCAGTTTATTGTAAACGAGGAAGGAGAGGTTGAAAATCCACAGGTCATTCGCGGTATTGGCGGTGGTGCTGATGAAGAAGCACTCCGTGTAGTAAGTGAAGCTAAATTTAAGCCGGGTATGCAGCGAGGACGTCCGGTTCGAGTTCAGTACAGTTTACCGATCTTCTTTAGATTGCAGAATTAA
- a CDS encoding NUDIX hydrolase, which yields MEIIEAAGGVLFNDEKSPPTILLIKRNGIWDLPKGKLEEGESIEECAVREVAEEVGVPLPRIREFLCETYHEYEVNGEKIGKKTYWFSMQSTQTDSLTPQKEEGITELKWVEGTEALDRVGYQNLVKVIQEYLKKSD from the coding sequence TTGGAGATAATCGAAGCGGCAGGGGGTGTACTTTTCAATGATGAGAAGTCGCCCCCAACTATTTTATTGATAAAAAGAAACGGGATCTGGGATCTTCCAAAGGGAAAGTTGGAAGAGGGGGAGTCTATTGAGGAGTGTGCAGTAAGAGAGGTGGCTGAGGAGGTGGGTGTTCCATTGCCAAGGATCAGAGAGTTTCTTTGTGAAACTTATCACGAGTATGAAGTGAACGGAGAAAAGATTGGTAAGAAAACCTATTGGTTCTCAATGCAGTCAACACAAACTGATAGCTTAACACCCCAAAAAGAAGAGGGTATTACAGAACTGAAGTGGGTTGAGGGAACTGAAGCCTTAGACAGGGTAGGGTACCAAAATTTGGTGAAAGTCATTCAGGAATACCTGAAAAAAAGCGACTAG
- a CDS encoding DUF1844 domain-containing protein, whose amino-acid sequence MSKENQKTPDNLSPEQQQQLLFVMLIQQHQQIAMMGMGKIQNPQTEKTERDMSSAKFAIDTLNMLQQFTKGNLPKEVSEYLEQTLTNLRLNYADEKKKGDGEEKESKD is encoded by the coding sequence ATGAGTAAAGAAAATCAAAAAACACCGGATAATCTAAGCCCGGAGCAGCAACAACAGCTATTATTTGTAATGCTTATCCAGCAACATCAGCAGATTGCTATGATGGGAATGGGTAAGATTCAGAATCCCCAAACTGAAAAAACAGAGCGGGATATGAGCTCAGCTAAGTTCGCGATTGATACACTGAATATGCTTCAGCAATTTACCAAAGGCAATCTCCCCAAAGAGGTGAGTGAATATTTAGAGCAAACCCTCACAAATCTCCGGTTAAATTATGCTGACGAAAAGAAAAAAGGAGACGGAGAAGAAAAGGAATCGAAGGATTAG
- a CDS encoding DUF1015 domain-containing protein — protein MATIQPFKGWLPEPKHADEIACVPYDVINTEEAKELAQRKPNSYLHVIRPEIDLPEGTAFNDDRVYEKGAENLKSLLKSDLFEQDEKPAIYIYQMETDNHTQTGVFTCASVQDYDDDTILKHELTRPDKEDDRTKHILTQEAHAEPVMLTFRDSEDISFQIEKVTLTNPPHIEHEGEGGVTHRIWKTYTTADFVKGFAEIENLYIADGHHRCKSASRVAEQLRKERNVFLGEAEFEYFPVVLFPMTQMKILPYNRVIKSVSEKKFNEIEKKYNLVQTNQKSPDEKGSISIYYSGKWWSMKLPESISKKISASLDVARLQDGFLSPEFGIENPRTDKNISFVGGIRGTKELEKLVDSGKYDLAISMYPTAIQELLDVSDAGELMPPKSTWFEPKIKSGLIVHTF, from the coding sequence ATGGCTACCATTCAACCATTCAAGGGATGGCTTCCAGAGCCTAAACATGCCGATGAGATCGCATGTGTCCCTTACGACGTAATTAATACTGAAGAAGCAAAGGAACTTGCTCAAAGAAAACCAAATAGTTATCTGCACGTAATTCGACCGGAAATTGACCTTCCCGAAGGAACAGCTTTTAATGACGACCGGGTTTACGAAAAAGGAGCTGAAAATTTAAAGTCACTGCTAAAGTCTGACTTGTTCGAACAGGATGAAAAACCTGCAATCTATATCTATCAGATGGAGACCGATAATCACACTCAAACCGGTGTGTTTACTTGTGCCTCGGTTCAGGACTATGACGATGATACGATACTAAAACATGAGCTGACCCGTCCTGACAAGGAGGATGATCGAACCAAACACATTCTCACACAGGAAGCACACGCAGAACCGGTTATGCTTACCTTTCGTGACTCTGAGGACATCTCGTTTCAAATTGAAAAAGTAACATTGACTAACCCTCCGCATATTGAACATGAAGGTGAAGGCGGTGTTACTCACAGAATCTGGAAAACTTACACTACCGCCGATTTTGTAAAAGGGTTTGCCGAAATTGAAAACTTGTATATTGCTGACGGTCACCACCGATGTAAAAGTGCATCAAGGGTAGCGGAACAGCTCAGAAAAGAGCGCAATGTATTTCTGGGTGAAGCGGAATTTGAATACTTCCCGGTAGTTCTATTTCCCATGACTCAAATGAAAATTTTACCCTATAACAGGGTTATCAAATCTGTATCTGAGAAAAAGTTCAATGAGATAGAGAAAAAATATAATTTAGTTCAAACCAATCAAAAATCCCCGGATGAGAAAGGTAGCATCTCTATCTACTACTCCGGTAAATGGTGGAGTATGAAACTTCCGGAATCAATATCAAAGAAAATCTCTGCCTCATTGGATGTAGCTCGATTACAAGATGGGTTTTTAAGCCCCGAATTTGGTATAGAAAATCCCCGGACAGACAAAAACATTAGTTTTGTAGGTGGAATAAGGGGAACAAAAGAGCTCGAAAAGCTCGTTGATTCAGGTAAATATGATCTGGCAATCAGCATGTATCCTACAGCTATTCAGGAGCTTCTGGATGTTTCTGATGCAGGTGAGCTTATGCCGCCAAAGTCTACCTGGTTCGAGCCAAAAATTAAATCCGGTTTAATCGTACACACATTTTAA
- the serC gene encoding 3-phosphoserine/phosphohydroxythreonine transaminase: MKRVHNFSAGPATLPLSVLEKVQNELIDYKEKGASIIEMSHRSPEYTEVNRQAVERVKEITGADDDWEVLFLQGGASSQFMMVAHNFLNMDRTANYIDTGTWSAKAIKEAKLFGNVHTSFSGKEGAYGHIPTNDELTFAEEAIYTHFTSNNTVAGTQFAAEPKSSSPLVCDASSDFLSHSLDLDKFGLIYAGAQKNVGPAGVTVVMIRKSFLEKQRSEAIPTILNYKTHVEKLFNTPPVFAVYILNYVLEWIQEKGGLSYFEKFSNEKSGLIYSEIDQDDFYRGTVEKEARSKMNITFRLPSEDLEKKFISEAASQNLMNLKGHRSVGGIRASIYNACEMDSVKALVDFMGEFRSKNG, from the coding sequence ATGAAAAGAGTACACAATTTTAGCGCAGGCCCGGCAACACTTCCTTTATCAGTTTTAGAAAAGGTTCAGAATGAATTGATCGACTATAAGGAAAAAGGCGCCTCTATCATTGAAATGAGTCATCGAAGCCCAGAGTACACAGAAGTAAATCGTCAGGCTGTGGAAAGGGTAAAAGAAATTACGGGTGCCGATGACGATTGGGAAGTCCTGTTTCTGCAGGGAGGAGCAAGCAGTCAATTTATGATGGTTGCCCACAATTTCCTGAATATGGATCGAACCGCGAACTATATCGATACCGGTACATGGTCTGCCAAAGCCATTAAAGAGGCCAAATTATTCGGTAATGTGCATACCTCATTTTCAGGTAAAGAAGGTGCATACGGTCATATTCCGACAAATGATGAACTCACATTTGCAGAAGAGGCAATCTATACCCACTTCACAAGTAATAATACTGTTGCAGGAACACAGTTTGCTGCAGAACCCAAAAGTTCTTCTCCACTTGTTTGTGATGCATCATCTGACTTTTTATCTCATTCTCTTGATCTGGATAAGTTTGGTTTAATCTATGCGGGTGCTCAAAAAAATGTTGGGCCGGCAGGTGTCACGGTAGTTATGATTCGAAAATCTTTCCTCGAGAAACAGCGCTCGGAAGCTATCCCGACTATTCTCAACTATAAAACCCATGTGGAAAAACTGTTCAATACTCCACCTGTTTTTGCAGTTTACATACTTAACTATGTTCTGGAGTGGATACAGGAGAAAGGCGGACTTTCCTACTTTGAGAAATTCAGCAACGAAAAATCAGGTCTGATCTACTCAGAAATTGATCAGGATGATTTTTACAGAGGTACCGTCGAAAAAGAAGCCCGCTCTAAAATGAATATCACTTTCAGGTTGCCATCAGAAGATCTTGAGAAAAAGTTTATTTCTGAAGCAGCTTCTCAAAATCTTATGAATCTGAAAGGACATCGAAGCGTCGGTGGAATTCGCGCCAGTATTTATAACGCTTGCGAAATGGATAGTGTAAAAGCACTCGTAGATTTTATGGGCGAGTTCCGATCTAAAAACGGATAA